The Setaria italica strain Yugu1 chromosome VIII, Setaria_italica_v2.0, whole genome shotgun sequence genome includes the window tccattcaaattcaAAATGAAACTCTGATTATTATGTGTGGTAGATGCTCATTTAGGTCTTCTTTTAAAAGTCTAGGGATAATTTATCACCACAGCAATATTCTCAAACAAAAATGAACATAGCCGGTGAACAATTTAAAAATTATATTCATGTTAAAAATGAAAACAATCTTTATATTATGTTCATTAAATACAAAAATATGTTTGTACATAAGGTATTCCCTATTCTCTTGAATTCATGTTCCCAAAATAACATGCATAGATTAACTTtgaaaaatttctaatattgtcATAAAAATGCTAGCTACTTGCGCTGGCCACCTTGCTAATATGATGATCTAACAGTGTAGACTAATCCAAAGAGTCCATGTCAAATATAACTAATGAATatatttatttgaaattttaaaaaGTAAGTAAATTAGAGGGCTACGAATTGAAAGTGAATGAATagataaataaagaaaaaacatcACGTTCCTGTGACATCATAATTGGCATGTTTCACGTATAGATTTTTTCTAAAGAAAAGCAAGTAAATTAGTATGCTATGAATTGGAAAGAGAatgaaatatataaataaagaaaataacatAATGTGTGACGGTGTTGTCAAATGTCAACATATTAGAGCTCGAGTGGATCAGATACTTCCTGATGTTGCCGCCGTTGGAAGAGGAACTCACGGTTGCAATTAAGCAATATAATTGTTGTTCCCAAAGGAGGCAGGGAGACAGATTCGGGCAGTAGGGTATCATTGCCATGGGAATGGATGGTGTACTATCAACACAGGATCAAACAAGGTTCTTGCAAGTAGGACAACCAATTTTGTTGGTTCCTATACGGAGACGGATGTGTAAGAGATGGCCAATGGCTCCAGCGCAGTAGGGAGATAGGCACAGTTCGGCAATGGCACCTCTATCTCGAGTTCTCAATAACCATTGAGGACAATGAAGGGTGTCAAATGACAAGTAAAAATATAATGAAAACTATATTCAAAGTATTCTCTTTTATATTACTTTCATGTCACAAAATATAATGATAAAAATGATGATACTTTTATCAAGACCATTTAGGAAAAAAATGATAACGAAAAAAAGaaccattttttatttttttcaagtgAAATTTAGTCTAATATTAGCATGGAAAAATCTAGCTACCTGCACTATTTGCAcggattatttttttttatatgtgaTATCTGAACTACGGACTGCCATACCCATGTTCACAGCACGGGCCACAAAAGGAAGAAACGAAAAAACTATGACCCGGGACAATTTTCCACGTCGGGGCGCTGGCCGCTCACCCGAACTCCAACGGCAGCAAAGCTAGGCCGGCCAGATTAAAGGCGAGAGCGCGCGCGGCCTGCATGCACTGCACCCTGCAGCAGTGAACGCTAACGCCGGATGGCCGGGTCGGAGGTCGCGCCGCTCCGCGTCTCCGCCTTTCCGGCGCCGGGCAAGCAGCACGGTGGCGCGCCGCCGAGGCTGGCGGGCCGCGCGCGCGACGTGCTCGTGTTCGCGGCCGGCGTGGCCGCGGCCGTGCTCGCGCTCCTGGGCTCGGCGTCGGTCCTCGGCGCGCCCGGGAGCAGGCTGGTGGCCTTCCCCGTCCCCGGGCCGGAGGACGGGCCGCGCACGTTCTACGAAGACCCGGAGCTCTCGTACGACGCCgtcgacggccgccgcctcaccgGGTGGGACGCCAAGCGCGCCGAgtggctgcggtcgcgcgggctcGGCCGGCGGCCTGCACCGGAGCGCGTGGTGATGGTGTCCGGGTCGCAGCCGGAGCCGTGCcccggcgacgccggcgaccaCCTCATGCTGCGGTTCCTCAAGAACAAGCTCGACTACTGCCGCCTCCACGGGATCAAGCTCCTGTACAATAGAGATTTCCTGCAGCCAGCCATGACGAGCTACTGGGCAAAGATCCCCATCGTGCGCGCCGCCATGCTCGCCCACCCGGAGGCGGAGTGGGTGTGGTGGGTGGACTCCGACGCCGTCTTCACCGACATGGACTTCTCCCTCCCGCTCGCCACCAAGTACGCCGGCCGCAACTTCGTCGCCTACGGCTGGCCCGACAAGATCGAGAGGAAGTCATGGCTGGGCATCAACAATggcgtcttcctcctccgcaaCTGCCAGTGGTCGCTCGATTTGTTGGACGAGTGGGCGCGCATGGGACCCGCCTTCCCGGAGCACGGCCAGTGGGCCAAGGTCGTCCTGAGCTCGCTCGCTGACAAGGGCAACAGCACATGGTTCGACGACCAGTCGGCGCTCGTGTACCTGCTGCTCTACAACTGGGAGAGGCTGGGGAAGAAGGCCTTCATCGAGACCGACTACTTTCTCATGGCCTACTGGCTGGACGTCGTGGACCGGCTCGACGGGGTCACGGCGCGGTACGAGGCCGTCGAGCGTCGGATGCCTTGGCTCCGGCGGAGGCACGCGGAGCGGGAGCACATGCGGTACGCGGCGGCGCGGAACGCGGCGGTGAGCGGCGCCGTGCCGggcccggcgggcggcgggtacaaggggtggcggcggccgctcaTCACGCACTTCGTGGGCTGCCAGCCCTGCAACGGCGAGCGGAACCCGATGTACTCGAGAGAGAGCTGCGACGACGGGATGCGACGCGCGCTGGGGTTCGCCGACGACCAGGTGCTCCGCGCGTACGGGTTCCGGCACGCCGCGCCGCTCAACGACAGCGTGCGCCCGCTGCCGTTCGACTACCCCGCGCGTAACAATTGACGCGAAGGAATTGGGCCAATGTGGGCCTTAATTGTATCCTGTATCTAGCTATTATCTGGAGTCCGGAGATGATGGGTGGGGGATGCTAATACTTGCAAGACTCTAATGATAAAATTAATTCTAACAATCCTAGCATCCAGGAAAGTGGTAAGGGCATATGCTTGGCTCAGCTCCCAGCCAGAGCACGATGCCACAGGATGCGGTgagagggcctgtttggttcccGGCTGCAGCTAGCCACGCCGTGCATGTGGCGGCGTTGAAGATACAGCGCCGAAATCGACGCCACAATTATGACGGAGAAATGAACTGGCCAGCTGTTAAACATCGCTCTTGCCAGGATTAGGTCCTATTCTCGAGGCCTTACAGGTAATATGTTTTAAACTTATTATCTATCCCATGTTATTTATGACGTGTTTTCGTGAacttccgtcctaaattataagttACTTTAATTTTTTAACTTATAGATTTtgatatatatctagatatatattatatctaaatatataaaaaaatatgaatttaaaaaataaaacaacatataatttgagatggagggagcagGTAAAACCGAGGCCTGCACCTGCATCGTGAGAAGGCAGGAACCCCGCCATTTAAGCATCAAAACAGTGCTCACTCAGCTACCGATGCTATGCATAATATTCTATGGCCAAGCATTTGACGTATAAACGCCAAGAATTAGTGGCTTAAATTTTAACTGCCAGCATTAACAGAGGTAACATGCAGAAGCTGATGAAGTGGTTTCTGGACAGTACACATCAGCAGCTACCAAAGCAATGCAAACAAGCAAGCGCAAAATCCGCGTTGCGTACGTGCTGGTTTATTTTTCTACTACAAATAGTACATACGAAAGTATCTCGGGTATGGCAAGTCAAGCCTACTCGCTTCGTAAAAAAATTGGTCCGGCACGTTTATCTAACAAGTCAACCTCACTAGCAGTTTGGTTCAGCCCATCTAGGCTCAAGGACACGATCCAGCTTACCGTTGTGAAGGACAAATAGAAATGGCCGCGCGGTCCTGCTGCGCCTCCTCTTCGGCGCGCAAGAAGCAGAAGCCGAGTCCGAGGCGCGCGCGCGACGCGCTCGTgttcgccgccggcgtggcggcggccgtgctcgCGCTCCTGGGCCCGGCGTCCGTCCTCGCGCCGGGGCGCGGCCATCTGATCGCGTCCCCGGTCATCCCCGGACCGGAGGACGGGCCGCGCACGTTCTACGATGACCCGGAGCTCTCGTACGACGCCGTGGACGGCCGCCGCATGACCGGGTGGGACGCCAAGCGCGCGGCgtggctgcggtcgcgcgggctcggcggccgccggcggagcgCGCCGGAGCGCGTGGTGATGGTGTCCGGGTCGCAGCCGGAGCCGTGCGCCGGCGACGCGGGGGACGACCTCATGCTGCGGTTCCTCAAGAACAAGCTCGACTACTGCCGCCTCCACGGGATCGAGCTCCTCTACAACCGGGACTTCCTGCAGCCGGCGATGACGTACGCGTGGGCCAAGCTCCCCATCGTGCGCGCCGCCATGCTCGCCCACCCGGAGGCGGAGTGGGTGTGGTGGGTGGACTCCGACGCCGCCTTCACCGACATGGACTTCTACCCCCCCGCTCGCCACCAGGTACGCCGGCCACAACCTCGTCGTCCACGGCGACCTCGAGAGGTTCTTCGGGAAGAGGTCGTGGCTGGGGCTCAACACCGGTGTGTTCCTCATCCGCAACTGCCAGTGGTCGCTCGACCTCATGGACGAGTGGGCGCGCATGGGCCCCGCCTACCCGGAGCACGAACGGTGGGGCAAGGTGATCATGGAGTCGCTCACTGAGAAAGGGTCCCCCTGGTCCTGCGACCAGTCGGCGCTCGTGTACCTGCTGCTCAACAACTGGGAGCGGCTTGGGAAGAAGGCCTACATCGAGACTGAGTACTACCTGCACGGCTACTGGGTGGACATCATGGACCGCCTCGACGGTGTCGCCGAGCGGTACGAGGCCGTCGAGCGGAGCACGccggggctccggcggcggcacgcggaGCGGGAGCACGCGCGGTACGCGGCGGCGCGGAACGCGGCCGTGGGGGCCGCCGTTccaggcccggcgggcggtgggaagtgggggtggcggcggcccttCGTCACGCACTTCGTCGGGTGCCAGCCCTGTGGCGGCTGGCGGAATCCGATGTACTCCAAGGAGAGCTGCGAGGGCGGGATGCGCCGCGCGCTGGGGTTCGCCGACGACCAGGTGCTCCGCGCGTACGGGTTCCGCCATGCTGCGCCGCTCAACGACACCGTGCAGCCGCTGCCGTTCGACTACCCGGCCGCGCACGCGCGCAGCAATTGACCGCGAGCCGCGAGATGGCCGGCAGCTCGCGAGTAAGGGAATTTGGCCTATTTGTATCGTGGACTTTAATTGTTGATTTGTAGAGTAAAATGTATGACGAACCATTAAACTCACACCAACTTATCACTCAAATCACTTAATTTGTAATTGATACATGCCGTATCAAAGAGGTCTTCTCCCTCGCATCGCTCTCGCTCGAGGGCGACTCAGGGGCTCCCACCGCTAGAGGCCTGCTCGAGCCACCtgtcggcggccggcggcggcgccgatgtCGGGGGCCACACGCGCCtacctcctccccttccctccccctctcctcccctcacCCCACCACGTCGAGGTCACCTCACAAGGTCACCTGCTaccgcct containing:
- the LOC101767423 gene encoding probable glycosyltransferase 6, translated to MAGSEVAPLRVSAFPAPGKQHGGAPPRLAGRARDVLVFAAGVAAAVLALLGSASVLGAPGSRLVAFPVPGPEDGPRTFYEDPELSYDAVDGRRLTGWDAKRAEWLRSRGLGRRPAPERVVMVSGSQPEPCPGDAGDHLMLRFLKNKLDYCRLHGIKLLYNRDFLQPAMTSYWAKIPIVRAAMLAHPEAEWVWWVDSDAVFTDMDFSLPLATKYAGRNFVAYGWPDKIERKSWLGINNGVFLLRNCQWSLDLLDEWARMGPAFPEHGQWAKVVLSSLADKGNSTWFDDQSALVYLLLYNWERLGKKAFIETDYFLMAYWLDVVDRLDGVTARYEAVERRMPWLRRRHAEREHMRYAAARNAAVSGAVPGPAGGGYKGWRRPLITHFVGCQPCNGERNPMYSRESCDDGMRRALGFADDQVLRAYGFRHAAPLNDSVRPLPFDYPARNN